The genomic window CCTTGATCCTGAAGGCGCGGAAGAGTTGCTGGATATTATTAGAGATCTCGGGCAAAAAGAAGGCAAGACCATCCTGATTTCTTCGCATCTTCTTTATCAGATTCAATCTATCTGTGATAGGGTGGGAATTTTCGTTAAAGGGAAATTGATAGCCGATGGAAAAATCGATGACCTGGCGGCACAACTTTCGGATGGAGAGCAGGTAATTGAAATCAGGGCCGAGCCTGTGGAGAAGCTTGCCGATGCCGTGATGTCGGTGGCGGGAGTAAATTTCGCCGAAAGGCATGGAAATACGGTCATTGTCAAAGGCGACGGTGAAAATCTGGCGCCCCGCATCGTAGCAGAGCTTGCTGCCCGCAACATGGCCGTGTACCATTTGAATGTCAGGGGATATAATCTGGATGACATTTACCGGCAATACTTCCGAGGAGAAGAGGTGAAACAAATTGACAGCAACAACTTCTACTATCGGCATTGAAGGCGAAGATGTTGGAAAAAAGGTAAAGCGCCGGGGCAGCGGGAATCTTGAAACCATATTCAGGAAAGAACTGGCCGACCAGTTTTCCAGCAGTAGATTTTTTATTCTCTTTTTTTTAATTATGATAACAGGCGCCGTTTCCTTTTATGCTGCGATACAAAGCCTACCGGCCGGAGACGCAGGAGACAATGAGTTCATACTGATAAAGCTTTTTACTACCGCTGCAAATTCACTGCCGCCGTTTACATGGTTTTTATCCCTGCTGGGACCGCTGGTGGGCCTGGCGATGGGATTTGACGCCATTAATGGGGAACAAAATCGGGGCACCATGAGCAGGCTATTGTCTCAGCCCGTATACCGGGATGATGTCATAAATGGTAAATTCCTTGCAAGGCTTGTGGTGCTTGCCATAATGACTGTGGCTCTCGGCGGTTTTGTTGGGGGCATGGGAATATTCATGACAGGCGTTGCGCCAACGGTAGAAGAAATCTTACGGCTCTTGCTTTATTTAGCTTTGAGCGTAGTGTATATGGCATTCTGGCTGGCCCTTTCAATGCTGTTTTCTCTGCTGTTCAGACAGGCTGCCACATCGGCTCTGGGGGGAATAGCTCTCTGGCTCTTTTTTTCCATCTTTATTCCGCTGCTGGCAGGCATGGTTGCCGATGCGGTATTTCCGGCAAATGACCCATCTCAAACTGCATCTCAGTTTTACAATGTTGTATTGAGGCAAAATATAAGCCGCATATCTCCCTCGACGCTGTACAGCGAAGCCTCTTTGACGCTTCTTTCGCCAGAAGTGCGAACTCTGGGACCGGTGCTTCTTGAACAGATCTACGGCGCCATTCCCGGATTTTTGCCTCTGGGCCAGAGCCTTTTGCTGATATGGCCGCATCTTACGGGATTGATAGCTGCGACGCTCATCATTTTTGCCGTAACATATACTTTGTTTTTACGCCAGGAAATCCGGGCATGAAGTAAATAAGCAATTTGCAGAAAAAATGATTTCACCATTATGGCAGGTGAAATCATTTTTTTCTTATATATTGCCCTTTTGATTATCATATGATAAAATAATTACAAGATAACATTTGAACATATATTCAAGTGATAAATCAAAAAATCTATATAAAACTTTAATTGGGAGGGACGAGAAATTTTGGCATACAGGCTGGAGGGATTGGATTGCCCAAATTGTGCCGCAAAGATTGAAAAGGAACTGAGAAAAATCGAAGGGCTTTCGGAGGTTTGCGTCAATTTTTCCACAAAAAGCGTAGCCCTGGACCCACGGTACGAGCAAGCGGCTAAGGAAATCTTAAGAAGGGTAGAACCCAATGTTGAACTTATTGCTGAAAGCTCTGCGGATAAAAAAGAGGAATCCGAAGCCATGACAGGCGAACAAAAAAAGAGGCTTTTATATATTTTTTCTTCTGCAGTCTTTCTAATATCGGGGATAATAGCAAGCCCCCGGCTTCACGGCAGATTTGAATTCATAGAGTATGCCATCTTCCTTGCCGCATATTTTATAGCAGGGTGGGAGGTATTATATGCCGCCCTGCGCAATATCTCCAGGGGACAGGTTTTTGACGAAAACTTTCTCATGACCGCAGCCACTGTGGGAGCCCTGGCCATCCACCAGCTTCCCGAAGCTGTAGGGGTCATGTTGTTTTACTCGGTAGGAGAATATTTCCAGGCCCAGGCCGTTAACCGTTCCCGGCGTTCCATTGAAGCTCTCATGGATATACGGCCCGATTATGTCAACCTGAAGCTGGACAGTGGCATTGAAAAGGTGCCGCCCCAGCTTGTACGGGTTGGGCAGGTTATTGTAGTAAGGCCCGGGGAGAAGGTGCCCCTGGATGGCCAGGTTATATCAGGCTCCTCCTTCATGGATACTTCGGCCCTCACCGGAGAATCGGTGCCCCGCAAAGTGGAGCCCGGAGATACTGTGCTTTCGGGCATGGTGAACACCGAAGGCTTTCTGGAGGTAAGGGTGGAAAGAACCTTCGGCGAATCCTCGGTGTCCAAGATCCTGGACCTGGTGCAAAACGCCGCCGCCAGGAAAGGCCGTACCGAGCAGTTCATCACGAAATTTGCCCACTACTATACTCCAGTGGTGGTGTTCACGGCAGCCGCCATAGCTACAATCCCTCCGCTGGTAATACCCGGGGCGACCTTTTCGGAATGGCTTTACAGGGCACTGACCATACTGGTCATATCATGCCCCTGCGCCCTGGTGGTATCCATCCCGCTGGGATATTTCGGGGGAATAGGCGGTGCCTCCCGCCGGGGAATCCTGGTGAAGGGGGCCAACTTCCTGGAAGTTCTGACTCATGTGGATGCCGTAGTGTTCGATAAGACCGGCACCCTCACAAAAGGGGTTTTCAAGGTATCGCAGGTTCAGGCAAAAAACGGCTATTCGCGTGAGGATATATTGAAGTTTGCGGCCCAAGCCGAAATCCATTCAAGCCACCCAATAGCAACATCCATCCGGGAGGCTTACGAAGCCACCGGTGCGGCCTTTGCAGCGACATCCGTGGAGGATTATCAGGAGATCGCAGGCCATGGGGTTAAAGCCCGGGTGGATGTAAACACCGTAATTGCTGGAAATGAGAGGTTGATGGAAAAGGAAGGCATAACTTACGATGTTCCACAGACCTCCGGCACCGTAGTGCATGTGGCGGTGGAAGGTAAATATGCGGGATATATCGTTATATCCGATGAAATAAAGCCCGACGCGAGAGCAGCAATAAAACACCTGAAGGCTCTCGGGGTAAAACATACGGTGATGCTCACCGGCGATGACGAAAAGGCAGCGGAGCTTGCCGCAAAAGAAATCGGAGTTGACGAGTATTTCGCAAATCTTTTGCCCCAGGACAAGGTTGCAAAACTGGAACACATCCAGGTCGGGGAAGGCGGCCGGCGCCGCAGGGTGGCTTTTGTAGGCGATGGCATAAACGATGCCCCGGTCATTACCCGGGCCGACGTGGGCATGGCCATGGGCGGTTTGGGTTCCGATGCCGCCATAGAGGCCGCCGATGTGGTTATCATGGAGGATGCGCCTTCAAAGGTGGCGGACGCCATTAAGATAGCCCGCCATACCAGGAAAATCGTCATCGAGAACATCGTCCTGGCCCTTAGTGTAAAAGGAATTTTCCTGGCCATGGGAGCCGCGGGCATCGCCACCATGTGGGAGGCGGTGTTTGCCGATGTGGGCGTGGCTCTGCTGGCGGTGCTGAACTCCACCAGAGCCCTGGCCGCAGGATGGCGTGAAAAATGAGCAATCAACCCAAGGGGCTATAATCCCAGAACATCTGCAATTTCGGTCATGGCTTTGAGAGAAAGCTCCGCAAATTCTGCAAAGGGAATCCCCAGCTTTTCTATGGAGCGCATGGCATCCCTGTCGGCACCGGCCGCAAAGCGCAGTTCGTTCATCCTCTTGGTAATGGATTTCACCTTGACGCTGGAGAGCTTTTTATCAGGATACACCAGGGCTATGGCGGTGATAAATCCCGTTATGGGATCTGCTGCATACAGTGCCCGGTCGAAACTGTTTTTTATCTCGGTGCCGGTGGCCTGGTTGTGGGCCAGGATGGCATGATACATTTCCTCATTGCCAAAATTGATGCTCCTTAAAATCTCGACGGCTTTCGGCCCGTGCTGCTCGGGAAAAGTCCTGTAATCCACCATGTCCGCATCTAAATCATGCAGCAGCCCCGCTATGCCCCACTCGTCTTCTTTATCCGGGGCAAGCCTCCGGGCGAGAGCCATCATCACTGCTTCCACAGCGTAGCAGTGTTTTACCAGATGGTCAGTATGTAGATACTCATTCAAGATTTCAATTGCCTTCTGCCTGTCCATTTTTATCCTCCTGTATTTTTATTGGCATTAGTTTCCTATATTATAACATAATTTGTCTTATATGTCATATTTTAAGGATAATAATGATAATTATGCAGAAACATCACTGAAAATGCAAAAAAATAGAGAGGCTCCTTTTCAGGAACCTCTCTATTTTTCATACGGTAGTTAGCATGACATTAAATTTTTAGCTGGTAAAGCCCATGGGCTGATACATGTTTATCATGGTATTGGTGGTGTTCTGCTGCATGGTGGGCACCTGATAATAGCCGCGGCTGTTCATATACTGCCACACATCATAGGCCTGGTCGGCGCAGTTGATGGCACCCTGGATAAGCATCCGGCGAAGCTCGGGATTGGCGCACTCGAGAGATGCCATCATTCTCTTGGATGCTCCCGTCTTGTGGATTCCCATGAGGGCGGAAGCCACATCCTGGTCATCTACCTGTTTTGCGGAAGGATTTGGTGTTGTCGGAGAAGGACTTCTCAGACCATAAGTTGGAGAAAAATTGGTATTGGCCCTGTAAGGAACAGCCTCCTGGAAACCTGCCTGGTTGATGGCCGATACCATATTGTTGTATTCATCCACCATGAAATCCAGCTGTTTGTTTAAAAGGCTTTTCAGCTGAGGATCCTTGCAGTGTTCGCCGTAAAGCTGGACGGTGTTAATGCCGGTTACGGTATCGGATAATACTTCATGCAGTTCCATTACTTCATGGGCACCGAGATTTGCTGCCATAAGATGACCTCCTGTCTAAAAATTAATTTACATACAAAGTATAATATTCCACAACACCTTTGAAGATATTCTAAAATCGTGAAAGAAAAAAATTAAGCATTGTTTGACTTTTTGGTCAACATAAACAATTTAGAGGACTAAAAATGCGAAAAAATGCATAAAATTTATATAGTATCCTGTGGAAATGTTTAGAGTTTGAACGGAATGTTTAAAAAATGAACATAGTCGGTATTTGAAAGTCTGCCAGAGCTTGTTTTTTCAATTGGCACAAATATTGCTTATATAAAAAATTACAAATTACATAAAAATTATTGGGGGTGGAATCGTGCGTGAAGTGGTTATTGTTAGCGCCGTGAGGACCGCCTGCGGCAAGTACGGAGGGAGCCTTTCAAAAAAGACACCTATAGAACTGGGGAGTGCAGTGATTGCGGAAGCCGTGAAAAGAGCGGGCATTGAGAAGGAAATGGTGGAAGAAGTAATATGGGGCAATGCATGGCAGGCAGGAGTGGGTCCCAATCTGGGAAGGCTGGTGACTGTGAAAAGCGGCCTTCCCGTGAGTACCTCGGCTTTTACGGTAAATAAAAGGTGCGCTTCGGGGTTGAAATCCGTGGCGCTGGCTGCCCAGGCCATAAGGGCAGGGGATGCGGATGTCATGGTGGCGGGGGGAGCAGAGATGGCAAGCAGGGCGCCTTATCTTCTCCCTGAAGCCCGGTGGGGATACAGGCTGGGCGCAGGGGAGCTTCAGGACCACCTCCACCAGGATGGTTTCATGTGCCCTCTGGCGGGCATGATGATGGGCGCCACAGCGGAGGTACTGGTGGAGGAATACGGTATCACCAGAGAGGAGCAGGATGAATATTCCTTCATGAGCCATAAAAGAGCAATTGCTGCCATGGATAGCGGGAAATTTACGGATGAGATCTTACCCATAAATATTGGTGATAAGAAAAACCCCAACGCAGTTTTTGCCAGCGAAGAAATTCCGAGGCGTGATATTTCAATGCAGGCTCTGGCAAAGCTTCCCTCGGTCTTCAAAGAAAAAGGCACCATAACAGCGGGTTCCAGTTCAGCCCTGTGCGATGGGGCTGCGGCACTGGTACTGATGGCCAGGGAAAAGGCCGAAGCCCTGGGAATAAAGCCCCTGGCAAAAATCCTGGCCCACGGTCAGAGGGGGGTAGACCCAACCCATATGGGGATAGGTCCCGTGGAAGCCGTTCCCATTGCTCTCAAAAAAGCAGGTATGACCCTGAAGGACATCGACCTGATTGAACTAAATGAAGCCTTTGCAGGCCAGGTGCTGGCGGTAGTAAGGGATCTGAACCTGGATATGGACAGGACCAATATTTACGGCGGAGCTATTTCCCTGGGCCATCCCATAGGCGCCACCGGAGCAAAACTCGTAACCACCCTCATAAATGCCCTCAGGCAGGAGAATAAACATATAGGTATGGTTACCCTCTGTGTGGGCGGCGGTCAGGGAGAAGCCATGATAATAGAGAGAATGAGCTAGATTAAAGTGGAATTTTATCATGGAGGATATTTGCAAGCAGGCTACAGGATGTTCAAAAAGTGAACATCCATAAAAAATCCAGCGGAGGATTATAGTAAGGAGGGTTATTATGGAATTTAAAAAAATAATGGTTGTGGGTGCCGGCACCATGGGACATGGTATAGCTCAAGCCTGCGCCCAGCAGGGGTTTGAAGCGGTGCTCATCGATATGGAGAGGTCTCTTGTAGATAAGGCCATAGCCAGGATAAAAACGGGCCTTGATAAAAGGGTCGAAAAGGGCAAGATGACCGCTGAAGAAGCGGATGCCATCATGTCCAGGATTTCAGGCGGAACGGAAATAGAAGCATATGAAGGGGTGGATTTTGTCATTGAAGCGGTGGTGGAAGATGTAGAAGTCAAAAAACAGGTCTTTGCCCGTCTTGATAGGCATTTTGGGCCCGAAGTAATCCTCGCCACCAACACCACCGCCTGTTCCATCAGCGAAATAGCCGGTGCCACCCGGGAAAAGGGGAGGGTTGTAGGTATGCATTTCTTTAATCCCCCCGTCGTCATGAAACTGGTGGAAATAATCCCGGGCCTTGATACGGCTCCGGAGACGGTGGAGAAGACCCGTGCCCTGGCGGAGATGCTGGGGAAAACGCCCATAGTGACAAAAATAGAATCACCTGCCGGAATTGTGAGCAGGGTACTGGCAGCTCTTTTAAATGAGGCGGTCAATGTCTATTCAGAAGGAGTGGCCGATCCTACGGAAATCGACACCGCAATGAAACTGGGGGCCAACCTTCCCATGGGACCACTGGAACTTATAGACATGATAGGCGTGGATATACATCTTGCCAAGACCGAAACCCTCTACAGGGAATTCGGAGACCCTCGCTACCGCCCACCCTATATCCTGAAAAAAATGGTGAGAGCCGGGCACCTGGGGCGCAAGACCGGTCGGGGTTTCTATAAATATTAAAAAACTATAATATAAGGGAGGCGGCATTATGAATTTTGATATGACTGAAGAACAGCAGATGATAAAAAGTATGGTGGCGGAATTTGCCGAAAAGGAGATTGTTCCTGTAGCGGCGGAAAATGACCTTAATGAGAAATTTCCATGGAGTATAGTTAAAAAAATGGGGGAACTGGGTATCTTCGGCACAGTGATTCCCGAAGAGTACGGCGGAGGAGGCTTTGATAACATCGCCCATGCTATTGTGGCTGAAGAACTGGGAAGAGTGGACTCTTCGGTAAGAGGCATTTATTCGGTACAGGTATCGCTGGTGGCACTTACCATACTAAAATGGGGTAATGAGGAACAAAAGAAAAAATATGTGCCCCGCCTGGCTTCCGGCGAAATCCTTGGATGTTTCGGCCTTACGGAGCCCAATTCCGGCAGCGATGCAGTGAGCATGCAGGCCACGGCGGTGGAAGATGGCGACAGCTACATTTTAAACGGAAACAAGATGTGGATAACCAATGGTGGAGTAGCAGACATTGCCCTGATATTCGCCAAGACCGATAAAAACGCCGGTGCCCGGGGTATCACGGCATTTATTGTGGATACTAAAACCCCCGGATTTTCCACCAGGGACATCCATCAGAAGTTGGGCCTGAGGTCATCCAATACAGCCGAACTCATTCTGACCGATGTGAGGGTTCCCAAAGAAAACATTCTGGGGGAAGTGGGCAAGGGATTCAAGGTGGCCATGAGCGCCCTGGACTTTGGCCGCTATACCGTGGCTGCGGGATGTGTGGGTCTGGCCCAGGGGTGCTATGACGTAGCCAAAAAGTATGCCCTGGAGAGGGTCCAGTTCGGCAAGCCCATTGCCGGACATCAGCTCATTCAGGAGATGTTCGCCGACATGATAGTGGATATTGAAGCCGGCCGTCTTCTGGTATACCGGGTAGGGCATCTTAAAAATAAAGGAGTCCCCAATACCAGGGAAGTTTGTGTGGCGAAACTCTTCTGCAGCGAGATGGTAAACCGTGTAGCCTACAAGGCGCTGCAGGTCTTTGGCGGGTATGGATTTTCCGGGGAATTCCCCATTGAAAGATACTACAGAGATGCCCGCATAAATACCCTTTATGAAGGAACAAGCCAGATTCAGAAGCTCATTATAGCCAACAAGGACCTGGGGATATCCGCCTTTTAGGTGCCAGGCACTCACTTATTCTCACTTATTCACTTATGTAATTTTCCGAAAATTATTCCAGTCAGGCCTTGAACCGGTTGGCAGCCACCCTAAAGAGATTGCCTCAGGGTCCATCGCTCGTCAAGTAAGATTAAAGAGGAAAGTTTCCTGCTTGGAGAGGAGATGATTATAATGGATTATCAACTATTAGCGTATAAGCAAGAGGATGGCGTGGCCTATATTACCATAAACCGCCCGGAGGTGAGGAATGCCCTCAGCAACAGGCTGGTGGATGAACTGGAGGAAGTGATATCACAGATCGAGAAAAATGAAGAACTCCGGGCAGTGGTAATAACCGGCGCTGGAGACAAAGCCTTCATGTCGGGCGCCGACATAAGGGAACTGGTGGAAAGAGACGCCATCATCGGCCGAAAGCATACCAGGCAGCGCCAGGAGCTTTTTAGCCGCATCGAAAATTTGAACATCCCGGTTATAGCCGCCGTCAACGGCTATGCCATTGGGGCTGGCCTGGAGCTTTCCATGGCCTGTACCTTTAGAATAGCATCGGAAAATGCTAAATTCGCAGCATCGGAAGTGAAGCTGGGTATAATCCCCGGCGCCGGCGGCACCCAGAGGCTTACAAGACTGGTGGGAAAGGCCAAGGCACTGGAGATGATACTCTTTGGAGATATCATTGATGCTGGCGAAGCTTTGAGGATAGGCCTTGTAAACAAAGTGGTGCCCCAGGATAAACTTATGGAAGAAGTGTCGGCATGGGTAAAAAAGATAAAAGCCCTTCCCAAACTTGCCATACAATATGCCAAGGAATCCGTGAACCGGGGAGCAAATCTCGGCCTGGAACAGGGTCTCGCCCACGAATCCTACCTATTCGCCTTAGCCTGCACCACCCAGGACAAGAAAGAGGGCGTGGCGGCATTTCTGGAAAAAGGACGCCGAACTTTATTGGAAAATAATATATAGTTCTGGTATAGAAACTAAGTCCGCTGCCGGAGATTCAAAGGGAGGTTGACGCCCGGCCTTGAACATTAACATAAAAGAGGTGAATATGATTGAAGATAGTAGTCTGTATAAAGCAGGTGCCCAGCACCGAGGCCAGGGTCCAGATGGATCCCATCAAAGGCACCCTCATCCGGGAGGGAGTGGAATCGGTAGTAAATCCCTTTGATGAGTATGCCATAGAAGAGGGCATAAGGTTGAAAGAGAGATACGGCGGTGAAGTTACGGTGATATCCATGGGTCCCCCCCAGGCCAAGGAAGCCCTGAAAACCGCACTGGCTATGGGAGCGGATAAAGCTGTACTCCTCAGTGATAGGGCCTTTGCGGGTTCGGACACCCTTGCTACAGCCTATACTCTTTCACTGGGTATAAAAAAATTAGGGGATATTGATATAGTCATTTGCGGCAAACAGGCCACCGATGGGGATACCGCCCAGGTGGGACCGGGGCTAGCCCAGCGGCTTAACCTGAGACAGATAACGTACGTTTCCAAAATCAGGGAAATCAATCTGAAAAATAGAAAAATTACTGCCGAGCGTCTTATTGAAAGCGGCACCCAGGTGGTATCTACCGCACTTCCTGCCCTTATTACCGTGGTTAAAGACATCAACCAGCCCCGGATACCCAATATCTTTTCCATTAAGAAGGCCACCAGAGCAGAGATTCCCGTATGGGGCATGCAGGATCTGGGAGGAGACCCGAAGGATTTTGGATTTGATGGTTCCCCTACCCAGGTGGTCCGGATTTTTACACCACCTCCCCGGCAGGGAGGCGAGATAATCCAGGGAGAAGTGCCGGAGGCCGTAGCAAAGCTCATAGAGGCGCTTACCAGCAGGAATATAATCAATCTATAAGGAGGCCGGAATATGGCACTAAAAGTAATCAAAGAAAACTGCACCGGCTGCGGGCTCTGCGTGGATGTGTGTGCCTATAGCGGCATCAAAATAAACGATGAAGGTGTGGCCGAGGTTACCGAAAGTTGTATTTTGTGCGGCCAGTGTGTGGATGTATGCCCCGCCGGAGCACTTATGATGGAAGAAAAAAAGGCTACAGTCGAAGATATATCCGACTATAAAGGTGTAATGGTATTTGTGGAGCATGAGTTTGGGAAAATACATTCCGTTTCATTTGAACTCCTGGGAAAGGGGAGAGAGATAGCCGATAATCTTGGAGTATCCCTTTCAGCCATGTTAATTGGTGCCGAAGGAGACAGTATGGCCCTGGAAGTGGCCCGGTACGACGTAGATACAATATATGTTTGCAACAGCACATGGTTGAAGGATTATCAGACAAACACCTATGTGGCCGAAGCGGAAAATATAATCAGGACATATAAGCCAGAAATAGTTCTGATCGGTGCCACCACCCTGGGAAGGGATTTTGCCGGCGCTCTGGCTGCAAGGCTCAAGACCGGTCTTACCGCCGACTGCACCGAACTTTCTGTGGATATGGAAAAGCGCCTGCTCCTGCAGACCCGTCCTGCCTTTGGCGGAAACATCATGGCTACCATAATATCTCCTAACAGAAGGCCTCAAATGGCCACCGTAAGGCCAAAGGTCATGGCCATGCCGGAGCCGGTGAAAAATCCTGATGTACAGATTATCCAGGTACAGCCGGTGTCGGGACCCCAGGATATGCTTCTTGACATACTGGAATTCATCCCCGATACCGCCGGAACGGTGAATTTAGCCGATGCTGACATCATAATATCCGGCGGCCGGGGCATGAAAGGCCCGGAAAATTTCTCCATGCTCTTTGAACTGGCAGAACTTCTGGGCGGAGCCGTGGGTGCCTCCAGGGCCGCAGTGGACAGCGGATGGATGCCTTATGCCCATCAGGTGGGGCAGACCGGGAGGACCGTAAGGCCCAAGCTCTACATCGCCTGCGGCATCTCCGGGGCCATCCAGCACCTGGCAGGCATGCAGACCTCGGAAAATATTGTGGCCATAAACAAGGACCCCGATGCCCCCATATTCAAGGTGGCCACCTTCGGCATAGTGGGCGACCTTTTCAAAGTAGTGCCGGAGCTCATCCGACAAATAAAATACAAAAAACAACAGATGGCATCTTGATTTCAAGCAAAACCGGACCAAAAAAATTGGTCTGGTTTTTAATTTAACATATTCCTGGATGAATCTTTGAAAGCTTATGAAATAGTGTATCCCGCAGCGGGAGATGTAAACGCAGCCGTTGCCATGACCGTGGAAGAGATGGCAGAGCTTTTTAATAATAACTGGGTGAACGTTACCCTGTAGTGAAAAAATTTAAGAAAAAAGGACAAATTACCCCAAAATTTTTATTTTACGTTGCGGAAATATATAACAAAAAAAGAGGAGGAATTTTCCATGAAAAAGTTTCTGGCTTTAGTTATGATGTTTCTTCTTGTCCTAACAAGCAGTTCTATGGTCTTTGCAAAGGGGAGTGAAACTAAATACCTGGAGAAGAACCAGATTCAAAATCAGGAACAAATTCAGGAACAAAATCAAATCAGAGAAGAAGAGGAACAGGAAAAAAGTCAGGATATAGAAAATAATGGAGATATCACCGAAAATCAAGATATCAATAATAGCGACAATGAGGACGGGAATAAATTAAAACTTAATGAAAAGGTAAAGGAAAAGGTAAAAAACGAGATCGAAAACAAAACCCAAAATCAAGGCGATGAAAGTGAATTGCAAATTGAAGAAAAGTTGCAGGAGTTAAAATCGGAATTTAAGAATTCGTTAAAGGATAAGGAAAAAAGAAAAGAAATCTTAAAGCAGATTCGCGAACTTAAAAAACAGCAAAATGATAATACAACTGGCGTTTTTGTAAACGGTGAAGAACTGAAATTTGATACGCCGCCCGTAATAAAAGAAGGTAGGGTTTTAATCCCTGTTAGAGCTGTGGTCAATGCTCTTGGTGCAGAAGTTAAATGGGACCAGGAAACAAAAACCGTTACAATAACGAAGGATGGGAAAACCGTAATATTGCAGTTAGAATCA from Biomaibacter acetigenes includes these protein-coding regions:
- a CDS encoding electron transfer flavoprotein subunit beta/FixA family protein, which codes for MKIVVCIKQVPSTEARVQMDPIKGTLIREGVESVVNPFDEYAIEEGIRLKERYGGEVTVISMGPPQAKEALKTALAMGADKAVLLSDRAFAGSDTLATAYTLSLGIKKLGDIDIVICGKQATDGDTAQVGPGLAQRLNLRQITYVSKIREINLKNRKITAERLIESGTQVVSTALPALITVVKDINQPRIPNIFSIKKATRAEIPVWGMQDLGGDPKDFGFDGSPTQVVRIFTPPPRQGGEIIQGEVPEAVAKLIEALTSRNIINL
- a CDS encoding electron transfer flavoprotein subunit alpha; translated protein: MALKVIKENCTGCGLCVDVCAYSGIKINDEGVAEVTESCILCGQCVDVCPAGALMMEEKKATVEDISDYKGVMVFVEHEFGKIHSVSFELLGKGREIADNLGVSLSAMLIGAEGDSMALEVARYDVDTIYVCNSTWLKDYQTNTYVAEAENIIRTYKPEIVLIGATTLGRDFAGALAARLKTGLTADCTELSVDMEKRLLLQTRPAFGGNIMATIISPNRRPQMATVRPKVMAMPEPVKNPDVQIIQVQPVSGPQDMLLDILEFIPDTAGTVNLADADIIISGGRGMKGPENFSMLFELAELLGGAVGASRAAVDSGWMPYAHQVGQTGRTVRPKLYIACGISGAIQHLAGMQTSENIVAINKDPDAPIFKVATFGIVGDLFKVVPELIRQIKYKKQQMAS
- a CDS encoding copper amine oxidase N-terminal domain-containing protein: MKKFLALVMMFLLVLTSSSMVFAKGSETKYLEKNQIQNQEQIQEQNQIREEEEQEKSQDIENNGDITENQDINNSDNEDGNKLKLNEKVKEKVKNEIENKTQNQGDESELQIEEKLQELKSEFKNSLKDKEKRKEILKQIRELKKQQNDNTTGVFVNGEELKFDTPPVIKEGRVLIPVRAVVNALGAEVKWDQETKTVTITKDGKTVILQLESKTAIVDGQEVKLDVPAGIQNGRTIVPLRFIMQAFNSNVEWDGEDNTVIIDDSEQDMTDSTDETLSSETVPEASESGTTQTNAQ